The nucleotide window GTTTGAAGGTAAATGATGCGGTTAGGTAGGAGGGATCTGCTGGGGTGCCAGCTCAGCTCTGTTACATAACAGGCACACCAGAAAGAGAGAGACCCTCCAAAGTTTCTTTAGGAGCATCAAGTGGGCTTGCTACAAAGAACTGAGTAAGGGACAGGTCGGCTTCAGGCTTCATGGTGGGAAGACGGTTATGGGACTCAAGGACAAAGAAGGAATACATTCCCTACTTCTTTTGCTTGTCTCTTTCTTGTTAAGACAGGTTGGCTGGCAGTTGTCACTAGTGTGATATTCTGGAAAGGTCATGGCACTGGAAGCCTCATTTGCACTAccgctcactagctgtgtgatggTGAGCAAGCCACATCTTCTCTCCAGACCTCAGTCTTCACATCTCAAACGGGGAGTTGCCCTAAACAGTGTCTGTAATTCCCACCTTTAATGACCTGAGAGTCGGTGGGTTACTCATCTCACTTCTCAAATATTACTTCATATGCAAAATTGAATCATTCCTCGTTATTGTTTTGTAATAGTCTGTGGACTCCGATTAGAGATTTCCTAAATATTTACTTGGGCTGGGCCTCACAGCCTTCTTTATAAATGAAGGATTCTTCGAGGGCCTTTCATGTTCTTTCCACCTATGTCCTTACATAAAGTTATGTAGCATTGTTGATTCTGTGCAATGCTTTTCACAGACCTTAGGGGCTTTTACCTCCCCAAATTCCTGTGACATAGGTATTGTTATTACTATTgtcatttcttctacattaagTTTGAATTTAAAATCTTATAACATGCATATGATAAAAAGGTTAAGTAGTTAAACTAAACATTAGgatataatgaaaaataagtcTCCCTCTGACTCCCTTCTCCAGATACTCTTCCAGAGATGGTCTTTGCATAATCAACCTAGATGTTACACTACCAATTTCACAGATGAGGCAACGAGGCTCAGCCTACCCAGGGTGACACAGTTGGTAAGCAGCAGAGCTAGAAAGCCAGGCCTTTGACTCCATTCCCTATATTCCTCCGCAGTATACCACACTGTCTGGAAAGTTCCATGATTAGCTTTTAAGCTTTGCTCTCTTAGGATGATATGGTGGAATCATTTTAAGTCAGTccacaaacaagcaaacaaatggagcCTTGACGTCTCCAGCACTGCCTTCCATTGCTGCCTCTTTTTGTCTAAAGCTTAAGATCCTGTCTCCTCACCTCCCTCCTGCTTTTGATGAGGTGAGATCTGTGGCCTGgggcaccagctgtgtgactgagATCCCAGATACTCAGGTTGGGCCTGAGGGGTGCTGGCAGGGCCCTCGCAGGGATACCAAGGGGGGCTGGGCAGACCCAGCTCAGAGGCATGGGCTCCTGACACAACTTCACAGCCTAGAGGACCTCTACGTACTTTCCCCAAGAGCAGGCAATTCCCTGGAGCAGGGGTAGTTTTGTTCCAGCAGAAACCAAAGAGCCCTGAGTAAATGTCACTCTTCCAGGTGACAGTTTGGTGGATCCCAGCTCTCCTCTTAGGGacaaatacctcttttttttctctaggtTTGTGGATACCTCCTGGTGGGGCTTCATGGAGAAATCTTTACTGATCACCAACCTGAATCCAGAACAGTCCCCATCTTTCCGTGGACAGAATGAGAGGCCTTCTGTAACCAGGCATAACTGGCCATCATGGGCAAATTAATGAGGGTGCGCAGGCAGGAGAGGAGGTCACTCCGGCCAAAGCGGCTTCACTGGGGTCGCCTCCTCTTCCTACTGGGAATGTTGATTGTCGGGTCCACCTACCAGCGGCTGAGGAGCCCCTGGGGCCTCCCCTCACTGTGGGCGGTAGTCTCTTCCCACCACCCTGTAAAGCTGGCCAGCCGGGACCTCCCCGACCACAAGGTAATGGGGGCGAGCAGCGACCCTCCGAGGGCCATCTCTGCCATGGAGGGTGGGACGCTGGCGCCCCAAGCCACGGCGAGCAGGGACGAAGCAACACCTGGCATAACAACGCAGAACGCCGCCAGCACACCCGGAAGAACAGCCGCCGTCCCCCCAGCAGCACCCAGGATCAGCTCCAGCCCAGCAGCAGCCCGCACGCAAAGAGCGGAGGAACGCCGCACAACCCCACCGCGGGGAGGACTGAATCCCTCCACCCAGACTTCAGGCGGGCCGACGGTGGAGAATCAGACCCCAGCAGCACCCAGGGGAGAAGTGGGCAGCTACCGCCCCAGTCCTGCCAGGGCAAAGGCGACGAGGGGCACGCCACCCCCGCTTGGGGGAACAGCAGGCAGTTATGCTGCCTCCGCGCCCGTGACAGTGACAAGGAGCCGCGGGCTCACCCTCGGAACAACCGGGAGAGACAGTGTAAGTGTGGCAACCGTACTGGAGACGAGCCCTTCGGGGAGGACTGCGGAGGAAACCACCCCGACGACTCTGCAGGGAATAATCGGTCGCATCTCAGCTTCCCTGATAAATGACGTAGCGACAAACATCTTGACTTCTCCGAGGAGTCTGGTGGAAAAGGACAGCCTGACTACCCCCAGAAGAGTGGACAACAGCAGGTCAACCAACCCCGGGGGGCTGGTGGGAAAGAACGACCTGGCAGCTCCCGTGGGGACGGCCCTGCGGCACCCTGCAGCCAGCTCCGGGGGGCAAGTGACGGTAAGCACCATGACAGGCAGTGGCCTGGCAGAAACTAAAGCCTCTGCTGCCGCCCGGAGTATTGGGAATCCCTCACCCAGAACCAGTGTACCCACCACCGGAATATCCTCAGCGACCTTTTGGGGGCTGGCAAAGAAACCTTCCACAGCTCCCAGCACCGTAGCACCCCTCAGAGTCAGCACAAGTCCTAGCACCCAGGTCCATCACCGTGTGGTTGTGGAGCCGGCCCCAGCCTTGCCCgctgtcccctcccccagcctgacAACGGCCGTGACCCCAGAGACGCCCAGTCCCCATCCCTCGGCGCTGCCGCCTGGCCTGCCAGACCTTCACCCCAAGGCACAGTACCCCCCAGACCTGTTCAGCGTGGAGAAGCGGCAGCAGGGCTGGGTGGTCCTACACATCTTTGGCATGATGTACGTGTTTGTGGCCTTGGCCATTGTGTGTGACGAGTACTTTGTCCCAGCCCTGAGTGTCATCACAGACAAGCTGCAGATCTCCGACGACGTGGCCGGTGCCACGTTCATGGCTGCCGGAGGCTCTGCCCCTGAGCTCTTCACCTCCCTCATTGGTGTCTTCATCTCCCACAGTAACGTGGGCATTGGTACCATCGTGGGCTCTGCTGTGTTCAACATCCTCTTTGTCATCGGCACCTGCGCCCTCTTCTCCCGGGAGATCCTCAACCTCACCTGGTGGCCCTTGTTCCGTGATGTCTCCTTTTACATTGTGGACCTGATGATGCTCATCCTTTTCTTCGTGGACAGCCTCGTGGCCTGGTGGGAGAGCCTGATGCTGCTCCTGGCCTATGCCCTCTACGTGGTCACCATGAAGCAGAACAAGCAGCTAGAGCTCTGGGTGAAGGAGCAACTCAGCAGGAGGCCAGCCACCAAGATCATGGCCCTCGGGAACCTCAGCAAGGTAAGGACAAGCTGGCTCAGTTCTCTGTAGCTACCTTGGGGCAAAAGAGTTGGGGGAAGCCAGGGACCAAAGAGTGGAAAGTGCTGGGTCAGACCTCGAGAGACGGGTGCTCTGGTTCCCTTGCTACTCATTCAACACTTACACAGAGTCCTATTCTCTGCCTGGCTCTATCTATGCTGGGACCTTTGCAAGGGTGGCCTTGGCTCAACTCCTGATCACCCTATAAAATGGCTATTATTATGATTTCCATTGGCaggggaagacactgaggccTAATGAAGTTAAACCACAGTTCAAGGTCATACAGCAAATAGGCGGTGGGAGCAGCATTTGAATCCTGGTTGGTCTGACTGGGTCCTTGAAAATGACATTAGTGCTGGGCTTTGGAGACCGTCCCAGGAGTTCCCAGGCAGGGAAAAATGATAATGTCTTCCATGTGAATGCTGTTTTGGGCTTACCTAGCACCCTCACTTTCATTTAATCCTATTTGTTCACATTCTGGATTTGGAGGCGGTAGTGGCTTTTTGGGGTCTGACAAGggggaggtttttgtttttgtttttgttttgaaatattggAGAAGATGGGAGCTCCATTCACCCACTGACAAGCCAGCCCTGGGTGCATAGCCCTTTCTCTGTGCCTAGTAGAGACCAGACACAGGAGCTCTAACTTTAAGGCTTTCTTCTGGCCCAAAGTTCCTTTCCCAGAATTTCTCTGCCCCTGTGAGGGACCTTCCTGCTGAATTAATTGCCTGATCCAATACCTGGAAGAGGAGATCAAACTGGGGAAGTGATCTCTGAAAATTCATCTTTAGGTTTCTTGTTCCTTAAGACTCTGAAGTGAGGGTACCCCAGGGAATACAGACCCCATTTCTTTCCTGGTCCTAAAGAGTGAGTTTGGGCAAAGGTCGGCTCACAGCCTGCCTACTTACAGGTCTCGGAGAAGCCACCGGTATGAGCAGAATTTTGTGTGCAAAGAGTTGAAGGACTTAGCTACTAACCAAAGCAGTTTTGATAACTGGGGCAGGACGGAGACCAAACTCAGCAACATGTCTGGTAGCTGTGTGATGCAAAAGAGGTGAAATGTACTTCCGTGAGGGTTTTTGAGATGATGTGTTCTGGCCAGATCATGGAACTGAGTCTGGAAACCTGGGTTCTAATCTGATTCTGCCttcaactgtgtgaccttggattgGTCCCTTCCCCACTCTGGGAGAAATGACAGGGTCCAACTCGTCACTGTAATGTCCTGTCTAGCTCTAATATTCCTTGTCTAAGTGAGTTCAGTTCTGGCAGGCTTTGCTGGTGGTTATTGGTCCGGTCTAGTCCACTGAGCTCTAATTGCCTCGTTTGCAGATGACCCTGAAGGAGAGAAGTCCTGCTCAGGGTCAGAGAGCCAGCAGGTGTCAGAACTGGAATGGAGACCAAGGACCCTCCTGTGCGCTCAGGGCTATTTCCCAGCAGACTACTGCTGCATACTTACGGAGGGCCTATTCCACACATACATCATGTCAACAAATTCTCAGACGAGGACAGAtggttatccccattttgcagatgaggcaactgaggctcagggaggccaAGTAACTCAGGCAGTCACACGGCTACTTGGTGGTCCTCACCACTGGTTCATGAATCTGTATTTTGGGTTTGAACCCAATCTCCGCTGCTAACTGTCCCTGTTCCCCTAGACAAGTCAGTGCAATTCAACAAACTGGTATCATCAAGCACGTGAATGAAAAGTAGTGTGGGAAATAAAAAGATTGTGTCCCTTCCAGTAGAAAGGACTGGCATAGACAAGAGTTACAGTAATAAAGGGATCATTATACAAAATGCTAGAGTCACTTTGCTTTTCAACTAGGCCTTAGATTGTTCATCTGTAAGGCGAACTAATACCGAGGTTGGCAGACATCTACTGTAAAGGGACAGAGTAAATATTTAAGCTCTGAAGGCCGtacagtctctgtcacaactattcaacTTTGTTATTGTAGAATGAAAGCAGccccagaaaataaataaatgaatgggaatACCATGTGGTATTTTACTAAAAGCAACATTCTCACAGGTGTTCTCCCACCTGAACAACTTGGAGATACAAGTTCAGCACAGAAGGATGCATTTTCTCACTGAATATTCACCCAACTGGTATCTGTGGAGTTTCTGAGCTGGAGGACCTTTAACTTTACTTTCTATGCTGCTCTGAGAATCTAGAACCAGGATAAAGGttttttttgggtgtgtgtgggggggtatcCTTAATTCTAATGATGCTAATCAGAATTCATAATAAATGTTGTAACATCAGATAGACACACAGTAACTATTTTAGAGTCTTTTGACACTAGCTGAAAAAAAACATCAAGAGTGAAAAATATTTCAGACATTGTCATACTGACATGGATTGGCGAGAGGATGCCTTTTATGACCCCAGTAAGGAAAGGGTAAATCTTTGTGTAGTTATCAACATAGTCTAAATTAGCTGGCTCTGAAACTTTATACCTGATTTTGAAGCTCTCAGGTGTTTGTTCTGGCCAAAACTAATAAATATCTGACCTGTCTTGACCACGCATAGTCACAGAAAGCCAACAAACAGCAAAGCTGAGGTACTAGCTTGGCTGAAAAGTCGTGTTTATCTGTATTTGAAGCACCTTGATAGACAGGGCTTCAAGCTCAGCCAGCAAGCACCACCATCTGCATGAGACGCCGACTGGCAAGACTGCCCAAGGGATGCAAGCAGGGGAACGAGCCTTTTCTGGGCCCCTTTGGGAACCCCACCACCACAGCCTGCCCTCAGGAATACTTCAGAGGGTGAAACTCTCGAGAAAAGTCTGCCACTCTTTCCTAAATACACTGGGGGCTGTTTTTCTCCTGGCAGGAATTTTTATTACACCAACCTGAAGGACCTCCAAACAGATAAACCTGGAGCCTCCTGAGGGGCCTggcctcccttttcttcttaggGTTGATATTTATTCCAAAGGCTCTCATCAGTGGCCTCTGTAACCAGTTGCCTGCTGTGGAGACAGGGGGGCTGTGGACCGGAAGCAGCCACGAGGGCCCCTCCTGCCTTGGCAGCCCCACCCAGGCTAGGCTGCAGGGAGTCCGCTGTGCACCCCCAGAGCCCATTCTAGCCTGTGCTGAGGAGTTCCCTCCTTTACCTCTTTAGATGATAGCTCCCCACCAGTGGTCAGGAAAAGATGGTAAGAGTAGAATTCTCAATTTGAGGGCTTCTTTTCCCTCATAAAATGTTCTTAAGCTTTCAGTGTTCACCTGCTGGTGGATGCTAGAAGATGCCAAAATGAATGcatgagaaacagaaaaagctCAGACATCTGACCATGCCTGGCCCAGGAGCTTATGGTTTCCATGGATGCCTGTGTGCTTGTAGGTGAGATTTTACATGCATTGAGACAACACAGCAGTATTTTCTCCTAGTGTATGTGACAGGATTAAATATGAAGTTAGGTATTCATGGTGTTTTACAGAGAACAGCATGATTTCCAGAGGCTCTGCCACCTGAGTAAGTTGGAAACTGGAAAATTATTTAGTGTCAGGGAGTGGGCAGATGGAtgacaaacaaataaaataagaagaTAATTCCAGAGTGTGATGAGTGCTGGGAAGAAATAAGTGTGtgtgatggagagtgactgtaggTAGTGGGCCCCCTGTAGCGAGGGAGAGCAtagaaggcttcttggaggaggagaAGTCCAAATAGAGATCTGCAGATAAGAAAGGAAGCCACCCCATGCTCCAAGGGGAAGAATCCTGCACGAAGGAACTGCATTTGCAAAGGCTCAGAGCCTGAAAAGTGTGTGGTGCGTTAGAAGAAAGAATTGGCGGCCAGCATGGCCAGTGGGAAAGGGGAGTGTGTTCTGAGAGCACTGGAGAGGAGCGGGGAGCTGCTTCCTGCAAGGCCCTGCGGATCAGATACGGAGTCTGGGTTTGATCTGAAGCTCGACAGGGACGTAAGCTCAATGATGTAACAAGGAGACATATTTAAAAGGTCACTCCCTAGCTGCGTAGAGAATGAACCGTAGGTGTGCAAGGGTGGAAGCAGGGAGCCCAGTTGAGGCGTGCAGTTGTGGGCACccagcatgtatgtatctctgagAGATGTTTGAAGGACAGATTCATCTGGACTGGTGATGAGGTGGATGTGGAGGGTGAGAGCGGGAGATGCCAAGGCTGCTGCCGGGGTTTGGACTTGAGCGGGAGGGTGGGTGGTGGTGCCACCTGGTGAGAAAGTGAAGACTCGAGGAAGAACAGGCTTAGGGAGACCCAAGGGTTCCTACTCTGGGTTGGTGCATTTGGGTGCTCCAAGGGGGTATGTCCAGCAGGCGGTTGGTCACATGGGCTGAAGCTCAATAAGAAGGTCTGGGCTGGAAATAGAAATTTGTGAGTCACCAACAAACATATGGTAATTAAAACTGAGGACTGGCTGATGCTACTCTGAGACAGAGCTAGAGAAACAGTGAGAGAGCAAGCAAGATAGAAGTGTTAGGATTAAGCCCTAAAGAGCTCGAGTGTTCATTCACTGGGCAGACGGTTACTGAATCCCTTTGTATGAGGCCTGTGTAGGGCCTGGCGAGGCAGTGAGAAAGAAGGCGCAGTCCCAGCCCTCAAGGAGGCCCAGCCTGGAGGAGGAGTCGGAGTCGATCCAGGTTTTGTGGGGCCTGACATGCTTTAAGAAGAAGCATATAAAACCATTATAATGAAACAAAGCGCCAGGCCTTGGCAAGGGTTTATGGAGGGGACCCAAAGCTAGGCTTCACCATCTCCATGGAAATCCTCCTCAGTGGAGAAGACAAATAAAACTAAAGTAACCATATCATGTGTAATGATACAGTAAGAGCTGACTGATTTAGTACTGCGGAGAATGGACATCTCAACAGACCAgagagtcagggaaggcttccggGGGGAGGTGATGCTTCAATGGGTCTTTAACGACGAGCAGGGGTTGGCTGACTGAAGGCAGGGTAAGGACCCTCCTTGCCATGTGTCAAGTCCAGGGAATGAGAGAGCGTGACGAGACTCCAGCTGCGCTATCCGGCACGGTGCCACCAGCTACAGGAAGCTTGAGCTCTTGAAGCGGGGCTAGTTCAGATCGACATGTGCTGTgagtataaaatacacactgggTTCTACAGGCATAGTATGAGAAGAAAGATAGCTcactaatattttaatattaagtaCATGTTGAATGATAACATTTTTGACATATGGGCTAAATAAagtacattattaaaattaatctcaCCTGTTCCTTTTACTTTCTAAAAATATGGCTACTAAGATAATTAAAATTATGTATGTAGCTTGCGTTCTATTTCTATTAGACAGCACCGGACTGGAGGCCAGCAGGAGGCTGGTGTGTGCTCAGCCGAGGAGGCTGGACTCCCTCCTGAGGACAGCGAGCCCCAGGATGCAGGGGAGGGACACGATGTGCTCTGCTCAGGGAGTCACTCTAGCTGAGGGTGGagaatgaaccaaaagaaaagcAGATCGGGAGTCAGGAGGCTGTTGCAGGTTTACAGGCAGGAGAACGGAGAGATGGAGCCAGATCTGAAGACTTTCAGGAACTAGGTCGGATGGCTGACTGGACTTGGGCtgtgagggagagggaggaatCTGGGCAGGACTTTGGGTGTCCAGCCTAGACAAATGAGTGGACCGGGAGGCAAGGCCGTCCCCAGTGCAGGCCTGGAATGGGGAGTCCCCTCTGTGTCATGGGTGGTCTAGAAGAGGAGAGGTCCGTGGTTACCTGAGACATCAGTGGGAAATAGAAATTGGAGGCCAGGAGGAGAAGCGCCCAGAGGGGCTGCCGTGCTTGTCCCCACAAGGTCCCACGAGCGGCTGCAAGGGGTCTCGCTGCTCATCCTCAGCTAGGTGCATCAGAGGGGCTGGGGGCTTTGGCCGAGCTGAAGACATCCTCAGTCCCTTTGCGAATTTTCATGAGAAGGAGAAGGTGGGTGATGAGGCTGACGGAAGAGGAGGGAGAAAGCTGTGGTGTGAGAGGCAGGCGCGGGAAGGTGTTTGTAATAAGGGCATGTTCTCAAAGCATCGGTACTGCCGCTGCAGGTGGACCCATCGTCCACACCCCAGTGCAGACAAACATTCACATCCGTTTACCTGAAATGTGAATAATTTGAAATAGAGCCACTAGGGAATTTCCTTATTTATGATTGGGAAAAGACGTGATGTAGTAAACAACAAACCTCTGAGTGGAGATTAGGAGATGGGAGTCCCCTGTCTTCATGAGTGCAGGCAAGTCACAGAATCTGCGTCTGTTTTCTTATCTAAAAATAGCTACAGTAATACTGGTCTTGTC belongs to Manis pentadactyla isolate mManPen7 chromosome 11, mManPen7.hap1, whole genome shotgun sequence and includes:
- the SLC24A1 gene encoding sodium/potassium/calcium exchanger 1, whose amino-acid sequence is MGKLMRVRRQERRSLRPKRLHWGRLLFLLGMLIVGSTYQRLRSPWGLPSLWAVVSSHHPVKLASRDLPDHKVMGASSDPPRAISAMEGGTLAPQATASRDEATPGITTQNAASTPGRTAAVPPAAPRISSSPAAARTQRAEERRTTPPRGGLNPSTQTSGGPTVENQTPAAPRGEVGSYRPSPARAKATRGTPPPLGGTAGSYAASAPVTVTRSRGLTLGTTGRDSVSVATVLETSPSGRTAEETTPTTLQGIIGRISASLINDVATNILTSPRSLVEKDSLTTPRRVDNSRSTNPGGLVGKNDLAAPVGTALRHPAASSGGQVTVSTMTGSGLAETKASAAARSIGNPSPRTSVPTTGISSATFWGLAKKPSTAPSTVAPLRVSTSPSTQVHHRVVVEPAPALPAVPSPSLTTAVTPETPSPHPSALPPGLPDLHPKAQYPPDLFSVEKRQQGWVVLHIFGMMYVFVALAIVCDEYFVPALSVITDKLQISDDVAGATFMAAGGSAPELFTSLIGVFISHSNVGIGTIVGSAVFNILFVIGTCALFSREILNLTWWPLFRDVSFYIVDLMMLILFFVDSLVAWWESLMLLLAYALYVVTMKQNKQLELWVKEQLSRRPATKIMALGNLSKLPAALTRGSSSASLHTSTIRSTIYQLMLHSLDLLGEARPSKDKEEDGLDQEAKAKPQAKAEGTPEEEEPAKRPAVTVTPAPAPAVTRDQEEDPGCQEDVAGAESAGEVRGEEADASGEGENGQRSGGEGATEAGQGDGAAEGGRQAREDGKEKGDDGETEEQELNAESDEECTDGEKGDDGGEGEDEEEEEEEEEEEEEEAEAAEAPLSLAWPDTRQKQAAYLFLLPIVLPLWLTVPDVRRLESRKFFAITFLGSIMWIAMFSYLMVWWAHQVGETIGISEEIMGLTILAAGTSIPDLITSVIVARKGLGDMAVSSSVGSNIFDITVGLPVPWLLFSLINGLQPVPVSSNGLFCAIVLLFLMLLFVISSIASCKWKMNKILGFTMFLLYFVFLIISVMLEGRIISCPVSV